A single genomic interval of Gemmatimonadota bacterium harbors:
- a CDS encoding YgiT-type zinc finger protein, with translation MDAYGQGNNNELHPLFWANETLKCAFHVDRKGYHLMFYTVPAWVCEQCGEAYFEEREVTAIQSAIKGLDQQVRQLVEDT, from the coding sequence GTGGATGCTTATGGACAAGGAAATAACAATGAACTGCATCCACTGTTCTGGGCAAATGAAACGCTCAAATGCGCCTTTCACGTTGACCGAAAGGGTTATCATCTGATGTTTTACACAGTCCCAGCCTGGGTCTGTGAACAGTGCGGTGAGGCGTACTTTGAAGAGCGCGAAGTCACCGCAATTCAGAGTGCTATTAAGGGACTGGACCAACAGGTCCGGCAACTTGTCGAGGATACTTGA
- a CDS encoding type II toxin-antitoxin system VapC family toxin — translation MTKRVYIETTIPSYLTARPSRDLLQAARQQITHTWWNSVRQNYDLCISEIVLDEATSGDADAVQRRLSFLQGFPLLDLTEAVNDVAKAIMDSGLLPQRAVRDAIHIAVSSVHGIDILLTWNCRHIANGAIMKELRTIVADCGYELPILCTPEELIGE, via the coding sequence ATGACTAAACGAGTTTATATCGAAACGACAATTCCCAGCTACCTGACTGCACGACCAAGTCGTGACCTGCTTCAGGCAGCGAGGCAACAAATAACGCACACCTGGTGGAACAGTGTGCGTCAAAATTATGATCTGTGCATTTCGGAAATCGTCTTGGACGAAGCGACTTCGGGCGATGCTGATGCTGTACAGAGACGTCTATCTTTCCTACAGGGTTTTCCGCTTCTTGACCTGACAGAAGCTGTTAACGATGTTGCAAAGGCTATCATGGATTCAGGATTGCTGCCACAGAGAGCAGTACGTGATGCCATCCATATTGCCGTCTCATCGGTTCACGGCATTGATATTCTGTTGACCTGGAATTGTCGGCACATTGCTAATGGGGCAATCATGAAGGAACTTCGTACAATCGTGGCAGATTGTGGCTATGAACTACCAATCCTCTGTACACCCGAAGAATTAATTGGAGAATAA
- a CDS encoding ImmA/IrrE family metallo-endopeptidase, whose product MSSPDFGLAVLANLNQAPVRRQFSFAHEHGHALMDRDEAATVTSAHNAKTRTEQRANAFAAAFLMPEEGVRDFLHSLGKKINCPVCIAEKRL is encoded by the coding sequence TTGAGTAGTCCCGATTTTGGCCTGGCGGTTCTGGCTAATCTCAATCAGGCGCCAGTGCGGCGGCAGTTTTCTTTTGCTCATGAACACGGTCACGCGCTTATGGACCGCGATGAGGCGGCTACTGTTACGAGTGCTCACAATGCTAAGACGAGGACTGAGCAGCGGGCGAATGCTTTTGCAGCCGCTTTTCTGATGCCCGAAGAGGGTGTGCGAGATTTTCTGCATAGTCTGGGCAAAAAAATAAATTGTCCTGTCTGTATCGCTGAGAAGCGGCTTTAG
- a CDS encoding phytanoyl-CoA dioxygenase family protein translates to MGNPTPHLILSEEQIEAFFEIGFVIVPDVFTLTEIEEMRAGFDRLQKMAYALSEPGIHKGSDFAIERKESGRVIIHRISWCGAAEPVLLAYGKDHRLLGMASQLLDSNEMNQLINQAHFKIPGDNVAFPWHQDSEHRGYGKPWWKDVNGRGSFVQQAIAIDDVTEESGPLKFIPKSCKLGHLGPLSRSEEEYPALFNPDDAITGIMKAGSVVLFNPYVIHGSEPNRSRKPRRIFINGYAYPGANSRTYPGRGAGRLLKIAD, encoded by the coding sequence ATGGGAAACCCGACTCCTCACCTAATACTCAGTGAAGAACAGATCGAAGCATTCTTCGAAATAGGATTCGTCATCGTACCTGACGTTTTCACACTCACCGAAATCGAAGAAATGCGAGCCGGATTTGACCGTCTGCAAAAAATGGCCTACGCGCTATCGGAGCCCGGGATCCACAAAGGCTCTGATTTTGCCATAGAAAGAAAGGAATCGGGGCGGGTCATCATACACCGCATCTCCTGGTGCGGGGCAGCCGAACCCGTATTGCTCGCTTATGGCAAAGACCATCGCCTCCTCGGAATGGCGAGCCAGTTGCTGGACAGCAACGAAATGAACCAGTTAATCAACCAGGCCCACTTCAAAATACCCGGCGACAACGTGGCATTTCCGTGGCATCAGGACAGCGAACATCGCGGATATGGGAAACCCTGGTGGAAGGACGTCAACGGACGCGGCAGCTTTGTCCAACAAGCCATCGCCATTGACGATGTAACCGAAGAAAGCGGACCTCTGAAATTCATCCCTAAAAGTTGCAAATTGGGACATCTGGGCCCGCTGAGTCGCAGCGAAGAAGAATACCCGGCACTCTTCAATCCCGACGACGCCATTACGGGGATCATGAAAGCTGGCAGCGTAGTCCTATTCAACCCATACGTCATCCACGGCAGCGAACCGAACCGCTCGCGGAAACCGCGGCGCATCTTTATCAACGGCTATGCTTATCCGGGCGCCAACTCGAGAACCTATCCTGGAAGGGGCGCTGGCAGACTCTTAAAGATCGCTGACTAA
- a CDS encoding NAD(P)H-binding protein yields MFQDKGKDKLVLVTGASGYVGGRLVPVLEERGARVRCLARNPQFLAGRFCSDTEIVAGDVLDRDSLRVALEGVDTAYYLVHSMGSRANFEEQDRIGAQNFARVALQQGVRRVIYLGGLVGAGQLSSHLASRREVGAILAAEGPATLEFRASIIIGSGSLSFEMVRSLVNKLPIMITPSWVRTPTQPIAIEDVIAYLIQGLDVEEEGSAVFEIGGPEQVSYGGLMREYARQIGVRRVMIPVPFLSPRLSSLWLGLVTPLYARVGKKLIDSLRNETIVRDDGARERFPVRPLGVRQAMARALEEDREMAQISSR; encoded by the coding sequence ATGTTTCAGGATAAGGGAAAAGACAAGCTCGTTCTGGTGACGGGGGCCAGTGGCTATGTTGGTGGGCGGCTGGTTCCGGTGCTTGAAGAGAGGGGCGCGCGCGTGCGGTGTCTGGCTCGCAATCCCCAATTTCTGGCTGGTCGGTTTTGTTCCGATACCGAGATTGTCGCAGGGGATGTGCTGGATCGGGATTCGCTGAGGGTTGCTCTGGAGGGGGTAGATACGGCGTACTATCTGGTGCATTCTATGGGGTCTAGAGCCAATTTTGAGGAGCAGGACCGCATTGGGGCACAAAATTTTGCTCGCGTCGCGCTGCAGCAAGGGGTTCGGCGCGTTATTTATTTGGGGGGGCTGGTTGGGGCTGGCCAGCTTTCTTCCCATCTGGCCAGCCGTCGGGAGGTGGGGGCTATTCTGGCTGCTGAGGGACCTGCGACGCTGGAGTTTCGCGCTTCTATTATTATTGGTTCGGGGTCGCTGTCTTTTGAGATGGTGCGCAGTCTGGTCAATAAGTTGCCGATTATGATTACGCCGAGTTGGGTCCGCACACCGACCCAGCCTATTGCGATTGAAGATGTGATTGCTTATTTGATCCAGGGTCTGGATGTGGAGGAGGAGGGGAGTGCGGTTTTTGAGATTGGGGGTCCAGAACAGGTGTCCTACGGCGGGCTGATGCGCGAGTATGCCCGTCAGATTGGCGTGCGGCGTGTTATGATTCCGGTGCCTTTTTTGAGTCCTCGTCTTTCCAGTTTGTGGTTGGGGCTGGTGACGCCTCTTTATGCGCGGGTGGGTAAGAAGCTCATCGACAGTTTGCGGAATGAGACGATTGTCCGAGATGATGGCGCGCGCGAGCGTTTTCCCGTCCGTCCTCTGGGTGTGCGTCAGGCGATGGCTCGTGCGCTTGAGGAGGATCGGGAGATGGCTCAGATTAGCAGCCGTTAG
- a CDS encoding sodium:calcium antiporter: protein MEKWIEELVMGLASPFLLVIIAMTLYTLGKGADWLVDEAVTLSVRWGLGKAVIGATIVSIGTTTPEAAVSVFSAIQGKPGLALGNAVGSIICDTGLIIGLASLIAPLPLNRQLASRLSNVQVGAGILLVLACFPWASPAKLFTQGGVLPQFAGFAFVVLLVLYIWQSIRWAATMSDAEQEDATDAEESNAGLVLVKLLLAIAVIVISAQILIPSVSVLAERIGVPKHIISATLVAFGTSLPELVTAITAVRRGHGELAVGNIIGADILNVLFVAGVSAAATPGGLQADGQFFQFLFPAMVFILVVFRCGIFVSGNAMKRPFGVVLVATWLLVTLLSYVLSVDMH from the coding sequence ATGGAAAAGTGGATTGAAGAGCTTGTGATGGGATTGGCCAGTCCGTTCCTGCTTGTGATTATTGCGATGACGCTGTACACGCTCGGCAAAGGCGCAGATTGGCTCGTCGATGAAGCTGTGACGCTTTCGGTGCGCTGGGGGCTGGGGAAGGCGGTTATCGGTGCGACGATTGTGAGTATTGGTACGACGACGCCGGAAGCGGCGGTGTCCGTGTTTTCGGCGATTCAAGGAAAACCGGGGCTTGCTCTTGGGAATGCTGTTGGTTCGATTATTTGCGATACGGGTCTTATTATCGGTCTGGCTTCTCTGATTGCTCCTTTACCTCTCAACCGCCAGTTGGCATCGCGGTTGTCCAATGTGCAGGTGGGTGCTGGTATTCTTCTGGTGTTGGCCTGTTTTCCGTGGGCTTCTCCCGCGAAATTGTTTACCCAGGGTGGGGTTTTGCCACAGTTTGCCGGGTTCGCTTTTGTTGTTCTTCTCGTGCTCTATATTTGGCAGTCGATCCGCTGGGCAGCGACTATGTCGGATGCCGAGCAGGAAGATGCAACCGATGCAGAGGAGAGTAACGCGGGCCTCGTGCTTGTGAAGTTGCTCCTGGCGATTGCGGTTATTGTTATTTCGGCTCAAATTCTCATTCCCAGTGTGAGCGTTTTGGCAGAGAGAATTGGTGTGCCAAAGCACATTATTTCGGCGACGCTGGTCGCGTTTGGCACGTCGCTCCCAGAACTCGTGACGGCGATTACCGCTGTCAGACGCGGGCACGGCGAGCTGGCGGTTGGCAATATTATCGGTGCTGATATTCTCAATGTGCTCTTTGTCGCCGGTGTCTCGGCTGCGGCAACACCAGGTGGCTTGCAAGCCGATGGTCAGTTTTTCCAATTTTTGTTCCCGGCTATGGTGTTTATTCTCGTTGTTTTTCGCTGCGGTATTTTTGTGTCGGGCAATGCGATGAAGCGTCCTTTTGGGGTTGTGCTGGTGGCGACGTGGCTTCTGGTGACTCTGCTGAGTTATGTGCTGTCCGTAGATATGCATTAG
- a CDS encoding MBL fold metallo-hydrolase, giving the protein MKICLLASGSGGNSICVQNGSSSVLIDAGLTGKKIEERLQGVGINPAGLQAIVVSHEHSDHIKGVGVLARRYGLPVWMTEGTLNASKKIFRGSERIRVFENDEAFSIGDLSFQAFQLPHDAADPVNFSVTDGRSNVTVATDMGTVTQLIYQYMRRADLVIIETNYDRQLLMDGPYPWVLKQRINSTHGHLSNDGAAEALCDLAREGLQQAVLAHLSQKNNRPDLARETCVDMLQGQGIRSFPMSVAEQDRPSDIFVI; this is encoded by the coding sequence GTGAAGATTTGTTTGTTGGCAAGCGGCAGTGGTGGCAATTCGATTTGTGTTCAAAATGGTTCTTCAAGTGTGCTTATCGATGCGGGTTTGACGGGTAAGAAGATCGAAGAGCGTTTGCAAGGTGTTGGGATTAATCCAGCGGGTTTGCAAGCTATTGTGGTGAGTCACGAGCATTCCGATCATATTAAGGGGGTGGGTGTGTTGGCGCGGCGGTACGGGTTGCCGGTTTGGATGACGGAGGGTACGTTGAATGCGTCAAAGAAGATTTTTCGGGGGAGCGAGAGGATTCGAGTGTTTGAAAATGATGAGGCGTTTTCTATTGGGGATCTGTCTTTTCAGGCGTTCCAATTGCCCCACGATGCGGCCGATCCCGTGAATTTTTCCGTGACGGATGGACGTTCCAATGTGACGGTTGCAACAGATATGGGTACGGTGACGCAGCTAATTTATCAGTATATGCGCCGCGCCGATCTGGTGATTATTGAGACGAATTACGATCGGCAATTGCTTATGGATGGACCTTATCCCTGGGTTTTGAAGCAGCGGATCAATAGTACGCACGGTCATTTGTCAAATGATGGGGCTGCCGAGGCGTTGTGCGATCTGGCGCGAGAGGGGTTGCAGCAGGCGGTTCTGGCGCATTTGAGTCAGAAGAATAACCGGCCAGATCTGGCGAGAGAGACGTGTGTAGATATGTTGCAGGGTCAGGGTATTCGGTCTTTTCCGATGAGCGTGGCGGAGCAGGATCGTCCGAGTGATATTTTTGTGATTTGA
- the lnt gene encoding apolipoprotein N-acyltransferase: MNIDNMAQDNTWGWRLALGYPILSGLMMAAAFPPLPLGFLACISLLPLIPVAENLRGRVAFGAGFLQGAVFYGASVYWIAWITPPGMAGAILYMSLFRGLFVWLWSFAMARVGRLGLWMVPFLWVGFEYFNTLGDMGFPWMLLGHTQVDYLPLIQIAEVTGVYGVSFWVVVVNLIAFKALESARRGLMVGVLVLAFALPAGFGLWRMAEPVDKGDLKVAIVQQNVPPVEKSYWGFNHNFNKLEPLTIQAAESGARLVVWSEAALPARLKSEGASHQAYQARVQALVDSLGIYLYMGANRFEAAARDRYYNSSFLFEPGGGDLPHYDKVKVVPFGERAPFPKLLGFLRDFRWSGGGYISGDFESGTALTVFEVPGGKFSGMICFDSVFPWLARDMMVRGAEFLVVITNDGWYGRTSAPYQHADIATFRAVENRRWVVRCANTGVSMFIDPYGRQEQKTGLFHEAVVAGTIAPRNEQTLYMRFGDLFSQLCGVMALMGLAVLAIRRPREVELAPPEGTVPAIMPDRDEEDLPDEGKPMPFLDHLEELRWRILKGLAAIIVGAVFCGIFVNEILAVLLHPTRELEDELILQTLRPMGMFMVKLQIALVGGGILALPFLIFQIWMFVAPGLFASERRFVTFVIGSATVCFVVGAILAYWLVIPLAMKFFVGMAADTVVKPQFDIGEYIGFVLRLLIAFGLVFELPVLTFFLAKMGIATRDRMRKGRRYALVFGIILAAILTPPDPLSQVLMALPLVVLYEISIWVARIVNE; encoded by the coding sequence ATGAACATAGATAATATGGCGCAGGACAATACGTGGGGTTGGCGGTTGGCGCTCGGGTATCCGATTTTGTCGGGTTTGATGATGGCAGCGGCTTTTCCCCCATTGCCTCTCGGTTTTTTGGCCTGTATCAGTTTGTTGCCCCTTATTCCCGTTGCTGAAAATTTGCGTGGGCGCGTGGCTTTTGGCGCGGGTTTTTTGCAGGGTGCGGTTTTTTACGGTGCGAGTGTTTATTGGATTGCGTGGATTACCCCCCCGGGTATGGCGGGGGCAATTTTGTATATGTCGCTTTTTCGGGGGCTGTTTGTGTGGTTGTGGTCGTTTGCAATGGCGCGCGTTGGCAGGCTGGGGTTGTGGATGGTGCCTTTTTTGTGGGTGGGGTTTGAATATTTTAATACGCTGGGCGATATGGGTTTTCCGTGGATGCTGCTCGGGCATACCCAGGTGGATTATTTGCCTTTGATTCAGATTGCAGAGGTGACCGGGGTTTACGGGGTGTCGTTTTGGGTGGTGGTGGTTAATCTGATTGCGTTTAAGGCATTGGAAAGTGCGCGGCGCGGTTTGATGGTTGGTGTTCTGGTTCTGGCTTTTGCACTGCCAGCGGGATTTGGTTTGTGGCGGATGGCAGAGCCGGTTGATAAGGGCGATTTGAAGGTCGCTATTGTGCAGCAAAATGTGCCGCCTGTTGAGAAATCTTACTGGGGTTTTAATCACAATTTTAACAAGTTGGAGCCTTTGACGATTCAGGCTGCGGAGTCGGGGGCGCGGTTGGTTGTGTGGTCAGAGGCGGCTTTGCCTGCGCGTTTGAAAAGTGAAGGCGCATCGCATCAGGCGTATCAGGCGCGGGTGCAGGCGCTGGTTGATTCGCTGGGGATTTATCTGTATATGGGGGCGAATCGCTTCGAGGCCGCGGCGCGGGATCGCTATTATAATTCTTCTTTTTTGTTTGAGCCTGGTGGGGGTGATTTGCCGCATTACGACAAGGTGAAGGTGGTGCCGTTTGGGGAGCGGGCGCCTTTTCCTAAATTGCTCGGGTTTTTGCGCGATTTTCGGTGGAGCGGTGGGGGGTATATCAGCGGCGATTTTGAGAGCGGGACTGCGCTTACGGTTTTTGAGGTGCCGGGTGGAAAGTTTTCAGGGATGATTTGTTTTGATTCGGTGTTTCCCTGGCTTGCGCGCGATATGATGGTTCGGGGTGCCGAGTTTTTGGTGGTGATTACGAATGATGGGTGGTACGGGCGCACGTCAGCGCCGTATCAACACGCGGATATTGCAACGTTCAGGGCTGTTGAGAACAGGCGTTGGGTGGTGCGTTGCGCCAATACGGGTGTGTCGATGTTTATCGATCCCTATGGGCGGCAAGAGCAAAAGACGGGTTTGTTTCACGAGGCTGTTGTGGCGGGGACGATTGCACCGCGCAATGAGCAGACGCTTTATATGCGGTTTGGCGATTTGTTTTCTCAGTTGTGCGGCGTGATGGCGCTGATGGGGCTGGCGGTGTTGGCTATTCGGAGGCCGCGAGAGGTGGAGCTTGCACCGCCTGAGGGTACGGTGCCGGCGATTATGCCAGACCGCGATGAAGAAGATCTGCCCGATGAGGGCAAGCCGATGCCTTTTCTCGATCATCTGGAGGAGTTGCGGTGGCGCATTTTGAAGGGGTTGGCCGCGATTATTGTGGGTGCGGTTTTTTGCGGGATTTTTGTCAATGAGATTTTGGCTGTGCTGCTCCATCCTACCCGCGAGCTGGAAGATGAACTGATATTGCAGACCTTAAGACCGATGGGCATGTTTATGGTCAAGTTGCAGATCGCGCTGGTGGGCGGGGGGATTCTGGCGCTGCCGTTTTTGATTTTTCAGATCTGGATGTTTGTCGCGCCCGGTTTGTTTGCCAGCGAGCGACGGTTTGTCACGTTTGTGATTGGTTCGGCCACTGTGTGTTTTGTTGTTGGTGCTATTTTGGCGTACTGGCTGGTTATCCCGCTGGCGATGAAGTTTTTTGTTGGTATGGCTGCTGATACGGTTGTGAAGCCGCAGTTTGATATTGGAGAGTATATCGGTTTTGTGTTGCGCCTTTTGATTGCTTTTGGGTTGGTATTTGAGTTGCCTGTGTTGACGTTTTTTCTGGCTAAGATGGGGATTGCAACACGCGATCGGATGCGAAAGGGACGGCGTTATGCACTTGTGTTCGGGATTATACTCGCCGCTATTTTGACCCCTCCCGATCCCCTGTCTCAGGTTTTGATGGCGCTGCCACTCGTAGTTTTGTATGAGATTAGTATTTGGGTGGCGCGGATTGTGAATGAGTAG
- the bioF gene encoding 8-amino-7-oxononanoate synthase → MLPNLNTELQTLREQNLYRSVRCVETSQEPRIRIKGRELILFCSNNYLGLANHPILKGAAIEALNTYGSSTVASALISGYMPPHADLENSIAQFLGTESAIAFPTGYTANLGVIPALINRDDIIFSDQLNHRSIIDSCRLSRAQIAIYNHCDIAHLETQLKTSSAHRRRLIVTDGVFSMDGDIAPLPELVSLAEQHNAILMVDDAHATGVLGPNGRGTFEHFGLSPEAIDIHMTSGSKALGASGGFICGSRDLIDLIRNRSAAYIYTTAMPPDACASTTAALDLIQRDTSLRQRLWHNTTTITQHLRALGFDLAKSQTHIIPILIGDAQKTVEISEHLYNRGIYLYGIRPPTVPEGQSRLRLSVMATHTDDDIAQLLDAMTEVRHKFF, encoded by the coding sequence ATGTTACCCAACCTCAATACAGAACTCCAGACATTGCGCGAACAAAACCTCTACCGCTCGGTGCGATGTGTGGAAACCAGCCAGGAACCCCGCATCCGCATCAAAGGGCGGGAACTCATCCTCTTTTGCTCAAACAACTACCTGGGCCTCGCCAACCATCCCATCCTCAAAGGTGCAGCCATAGAAGCGCTCAACACCTATGGAAGCAGCACCGTAGCATCGGCACTCATCTCGGGATATATGCCCCCACACGCCGACCTCGAAAACAGCATAGCGCAATTCCTCGGCACAGAATCCGCCATCGCATTTCCCACGGGCTACACAGCCAACCTCGGCGTCATACCCGCCCTCATCAACCGCGACGACATCATTTTTAGCGACCAATTAAATCACCGCAGCATCATTGATAGCTGTCGCCTCTCCCGCGCACAAATCGCCATCTACAACCACTGCGACATCGCCCACCTCGAAACCCAGCTCAAAACCTCGTCCGCCCATCGCCGTCGCCTCATCGTCACCGATGGCGTCTTCTCAATGGACGGAGACATCGCCCCCCTACCCGAACTCGTCTCCCTCGCCGAACAACACAACGCCATTCTCATGGTCGATGACGCCCACGCAACCGGCGTTCTCGGCCCCAATGGTCGTGGCACCTTCGAACACTTTGGCCTCTCTCCCGAAGCCATCGACATCCACATGACCTCGGGCAGCAAAGCCCTCGGCGCGTCCGGCGGTTTCATCTGTGGCAGCCGCGACCTCATCGACCTCATCCGCAACCGCTCGGCAGCGTACATCTACACCACCGCAATGCCACCCGACGCATGTGCATCCACCACCGCGGCACTCGACCTCATCCAGCGCGATACCAGCTTGCGCCAACGCCTGTGGCACAACACAACAACCATCACCCAGCATCTTCGCGCGCTCGGATTCGACCTCGCAAAATCCCAAACCCATATCATACCCATACTCATCGGCGACGCCCAGAAAACCGTAGAAATATCCGAACACCTCTACAATCGCGGCATCTACCTCTACGGCATACGCCCCCCCACCGTACCCGAGGGCCAAAGCCGTCTGCGCCTCTCCGTCATGGCAACCCATACCGACGACGACATCGCACAATTATTAGACGCCATGACCGAAGTGCGACACAAATTTTTTTAA
- a CDS encoding RNA methyltransferase — translation MSNPLDHIRIVLVEPKEPGNIGAVARAMKNTGLSHLYLVNPPDHTSGEARAMAHGSGDILYGATVVSSLPEALADVSLAVGTSHRKRREFDIVHPPQTATDKLLSLPKNHKGAIVFGREENGLTNNEIQLCQLISRIPSAVRYPSLNLSQATLIYGYELFRATHSEILYKPSEVDLATHRELESMYDHIQTALDKLGFVSRHRPQTFIRSIRRIFSRIDMEHRDVATIHRVFRQVDRFIARHGLDPIPPPDQKTG, via the coding sequence ATGTCCAACCCCCTCGACCACATCCGAATCGTACTCGTTGAACCCAAAGAACCCGGCAACATCGGCGCAGTGGCTCGCGCGATGAAAAACACGGGCCTATCGCACCTCTACCTCGTCAATCCCCCCGACCACACCAGCGGCGAAGCCCGCGCAATGGCGCACGGGTCGGGCGACATCCTCTACGGTGCCACCGTCGTATCCTCACTCCCCGAAGCACTCGCAGACGTATCGCTTGCCGTGGGCACATCCCATCGCAAACGCCGCGAATTCGACATCGTACACCCGCCTCAAACCGCGACAGACAAACTGTTATCCCTTCCCAAAAATCACAAAGGCGCCATCGTCTTTGGCCGGGAAGAAAACGGACTGACCAACAACGAAATCCAACTGTGTCAGCTAATCTCCCGCATCCCCTCAGCCGTGCGCTACCCCTCCCTCAACCTGTCGCAAGCCACCCTCATCTACGGCTATGAACTCTTTCGCGCAACCCATTCCGAAATCCTCTACAAACCATCAGAAGTTGATCTGGCTACGCACCGCGAACTCGAATCCATGTACGACCACATCCAAACCGCACTCGACAAACTCGGCTTTGTCTCCCGACACCGCCCCCAGACCTTCATCCGATCCATCCGCCGAATCTTCAGCCGCATCGACATGGAACACCGCGACGTAGCCACCATCCACCGCGTCTTCCGTCAAGTCGATCGCTTCATCGCACGCCACGGCCTCGACCCCATCCCACCGCCCGACCAAAAAACAGGGTAA